Proteins encoded by one window of Lathyrus oleraceus cultivar Zhongwan6 chromosome 1, CAAS_Psat_ZW6_1.0, whole genome shotgun sequence:
- the LOC127086797 gene encoding photosystem II D2 protein, which yields MTIALGKFTKDQNDLFDIMDDWLRRDRFVFVGWSGLLLFPCAYFAVGGWFTGTTFVTSWYTHGLASSYLEGCNFLTAAVSTPANSLAHSLLLLWGPEAQGDLTRWCQLGGLWTFVALHGAFGLIGFMLRQFELARSVQLRPYNAIAFSGPIAVFVSVFLIYPLGQFGWFFAPSFGVAAIFRFILFFQGFHNWTLNPFHMMGVAGVLGAALLCAIHGATVENTLFEDGDGANTFWAFNPTQAEETYSMVTANRFWSQIFGVAFSNKRWLHFFMLFVPVTGLWMSALGVVGLALNLRAYDFVSQEIRAAEDPEFETFYTKNILLNEGIRAWMATQDQPHENLIFPEEVLPRGNAL from the coding sequence ATGACTATAGCTCTTGGTAAATTTACCAAAGATCAAAATGATTTATTTGATATTATGGATGACTGGTTACGGAGGGACCGTTTTGTTTTTGTGGGTTGGTCCGGTCTATTGCTCTTTCCTTGCGCCTATTTTGCCGTGGGGGGTTGGTTCACAGGTACCACCTTTGTAACTTCATGGTATACTCATGGATTGGCAAGTTCCTATTTGGAAGGTTGTAACTTCTTAACTGCAGCAGTCTCTACTCCTGCTAATAGTTTAGCACACTCTTTGTTGTTACTGTGGGGTCCTGAAGCACAGGGAGATTTGACTCGTTGGTGTCAATTAGGTGGTCTGTGGACTTTTGTTGCTCTTCACGGTGCTTTCGGATTAATAGGTTTTATGTTACGTCAATTTGAACTTGCTCGATCTGTTCAATTGCGGCCTTATAATGCAATCGCATTCTCCGGTCCAATTGCTGTTTTTGTTTCTGTATTCCTTATTTATCCACTGGGCCAGTTTGGTTGGTTCTTTGCGCCTAGTTTTGGTGTAGCAGCTATATTTCGATTCATTCTCTTTTTTCAAGGGTTTCATAATTGGACATTAAACCCATTTCATATGATGGGAGTTGCTGGTGTATTGGGCGCTGCCCTACTATGCGCTATTCATGGCGCTACCGTAGAAAATACCTTATTTGAAGATGGTGATGGCGCAAATACATTCTGGGCTTTTAACCCAACCCAAGCAGAAGAAACTTATTCAATGGTTACTGCTAACCGCTTTTGGTCCCAAATCTTTGGGGTTGCTTTTTCCAATAAACGTTGGTTACATTTCTTTATGTTATTTGTACCAGTAACTGGTTTATGGATGAGTGCTCTTGGAGTAGTCGGTCTGGCCCTGAACCTACGTGCCTATGACTTTGTTTCTCAAGAAATCCGCGCAGCGGAAGATCCTGAATTTGAGACTTTCTACACCAAAAATATTCTCTTAAACGAAGGTATTCGTGCGTGGATGGCGACTCAAGATCAGCCTCATGAAAACCTTATATTCCCTGAGGAGGTTCTACCACGTGGAAACGCTCTTTAA
- the LOC127086781 gene encoding photosystem I P700 chlorophyll a apoprotein A1, whose amino-acid sequence MLAGLFVCVVRKEEDSMIIRSPEPKVQILADPEVKILVDRDPIKTSFEQWAKPGHFSRTIAKGPDTTTWIWNLHADAHDFDSHTSDLEEISRKVFSAHFGQLSIIFLWLSGMYFHGARFSNYEAWLNDPTHIRPSAQVVWPIVGQEILNGDVGGGFRGIQITSGFFQIWRASGITSELQLYCTAIGALVFAALMLFAGWFHYHKAAPKLVWFQDVESMLNHHLAGLLGLGSLSWAGHQVHVSLPINQFLNAGVDPKEIPLPHEFILNRDLLAQLYPSFAEGATPFFTLNWSKYADFLTFRGGLDPLTGGLWLTDIAHHHLAIAILFLIAGHMYRTNWGIGHGIKDILEAHKGPFTGQGHKGLYEILTTSWHAQLSINLAMLGSLTIIVAHHMYAMPPYPYLATDYGTQLSLFTHHMWIGGFLIVGDAAHAAIFMVRDYDPTTRYNDLLDRVLRHRDAIISHLNWVCIFLGFHSFGLYIHNDTMSALGRPQDMFSDTAIQLQPVFAQWIQNTHALAPGTTAPGATTSTSLTWGGGDLVSVGGKVALLPIPLGTADFLVHHIHAFTIHVTVLILLKGVLFARSSRLIPDKANLGFRFPCDGPGRGGTCQVSAWDHVFLGLFWMYNAISVVIFHFSWKMQSDVWGSINDQGVVTHITGGNFAQSSITINGWLRDFLWAQASQVIQSYGSSLSAYGLFFLGAHFVWAFSLMFLFSGRGYWQELIESIVWAHNKLKVAPATQPRALSIVQGRAVGVTHYLLGGIATTWAFFLARIIAVG is encoded by the coding sequence ATGTTGGCGGGTCTCTTTGTATGTGTTGTCCGGAAAGAGGAGGACTCAATGATTATTCGTTCGCCGGAACCAAAAGTCCAAATTTTGGCAGATCCAGAAGTCAAAATTTTGGTAGATAGGGATCCCATAAAAACGTCTTTCGAGCAATGGGCAAAACCTGGTCATTTCTCAAGAACAATAGCTAAGGGACCTGATACTACTACTTGGATCTGGAACCTACATGCTGATGCTCATGATTTCGATAGCCATACTAGTGATTTAGAGGAGATTTCCCGAAAAGTATTTAGTGCTCATTTCGGCCAACTCTCCATTATCTTTCTTTGGCTGAGTGGCATGTATTTCCATGGTGCTCGTTTTTCCAATTATGAAGCATGGCTAAATGATCCTACTCACATTCGACCTAGTGCCCAAGTGGTTTGGCCAATAGTAGGCCAAGAAATATTGAATGGTGATGTAGGGGGAGGTTTCCGCGGAATACAAATAACCTCTGGTTTTTTTCAGATTTGGCGAGCATCTGGAATAACTAGTGAATTACAACTCTATTGTACTGCAATCGGTGCGTTGGTCTTTGCAGCCTTAATGCTTTTTGCTGGTTGGTTTCATTATCACAAAGCTGCTCCAAAATTGGTTTGGTTTCAAGATGTAGAATCCATGTTGAATCACCATTTGGCAGGTCTACTAGGACTTGGGTCTCTTTCTTGGGCGGGGCATCAAGTACATGTATCTTTACCAATTAACCAATTTCTAAATGCTGGAGTAGATCCCAAAGAGATCCCACTTCCTCATGAATTTATCTTGAATCGGGATCTTTTGGCTCAACTTTATCCAAGTTTTGCTGAGGGAGCAACCCCATTTTTTACCTTGAATTGGTCAAAATACGCGGACTTTCTTACTTTTCGTGGAGGATTAGACCCACTAACTGGTGGTCTATGGCTGACTGATATTGCACATCATCATTTAGCTATTGCAATTCTTTTTCTCATTGCGGGTCATATGTATAGAACTAACTGGGGTATTGGTCATGGTATAAAAGATATTTTAGAAGCCCATAAAGGTCCATTTACAGGCCAGGGTCATAAAGGTCTATATGAGATCCTAACAACGTCATGGCATGCTCAATTATCTATTAACCTAGCTATGTTAGGCTCTTTGACCATTATTGTAGCTCACCATATGTATGCTATGCCTCCTTATCCATACCTAGCTACTGACTATGGTACACAACTGTCATTGTTCACACATCACATGTGGATTGGGGGCTTTCTCATAGTTGGTGATGCTGCACATGCAGCCATTTTTATGGTAAGAGACTATGATCCAACTACTCGATACAACGATCTATTAGATCGTGTTCTTAGACATCGTGATGCAATCATATCACATCTCAACTGGGTGTGTATATTTTTAGGCTTTCACAGTTTTGGGTTGTATATTCATAATGATACCATGAGTGCTTTAGGGCGCCCTCAAGATATGTTTTCAGATACCGCTATACAATTACAACCTGTCTTTGCTCAATGGATACAAAATACCCATGCTTTAGCACCTGGCACAACAGCCCCTGGTGCAACAACAAGCACCAGTTTGACTTGGGGCGGTGGTGATTTAGTGTCAGTGGGCGGCAAAGTAGCTTTGTTACCTATTCCATTAGGAACTGCAGATTTTTTGGTACATCATATTCATGCATTTACAATTCATGTGACGGTATTGATACTCCTAAAAGGTGTTCTATTTGCTCGTAGCTCACGATTGATACCGGATAAAGCAAATCTTGGTTTTCGGTTCCCTTGTGATGGCCCTGGAAGAGGGGGGACATGCCAAGTATCCGCTTGGGATCATGTCTTCCTAGGATTATTTTGGATGTACAATGCAATTTCTGTAGTAATATTCCATTTCAGTTGGAAAATGCAGTCAGATGTTTGGGGAAGTATAAATGATCAAGGAGTAGTAACTCATATCACAGGAGGAAACTTTGCGCAGAGTTCGATTACCATTAATGGGTGGCTTCGCGATTTCTTATGGGCGCAGGCATCCCAGGTAATTCAGTCTTATGGTTCCTCATTATCTGCATATGGTCTTTTTTTCTTAGGCGCCCATTTTGTATGGGCTTTTAGTTTAATGTTTCTATTCAGCGGGCGTGGTTATTGGCAAGAACTTATTGAATCCATCGTTTGGGCTCATAATAAATTAAAAGTTGCTCCTGCTACTCAGCCTAGAGCCTTGAGCATTGTACAGGGACGTGCTGTAGGAGTAACACATTACCTTCTGGGTGGAATTGCCACAACGTGGGCATTCTTCTTAGCAAGAATTATTGCAGTAGGATAA
- the LOC127088458 gene encoding photosystem I P700 chlorophyll a apoprotein A2-like has protein sequence MALRFPRFSQGLAQDPTTRRIWFGIATAHDFESHDDITEGRLYQNIFASHFGQLAIIFLWTSGNLFHVAWQGNFEAWVQDPLHVRPIAHAIWDPHFGQPAVEAFTRGGALGPRAGYTYNRNGNRAFPGLKMPNPASIIICQDYLESVP, from the exons ATGGCATTAAGATTTCCAAGGTTTAGCCAAGGCTTAGCTCAGGACCCCACTACTCGTCGTATTTGGTTTGGTATTGCTACCGCACATGACTTCGAGAGTCATGATGATATTACTGAGGGACGTCTTTATCAGAATATTTTTGCTTCTCATTTCGGACAATTAGCAATAATTTTTCTGTGGACTTCCGGGAATCTCTTCCATGTAGCTTGGCAAGGAAATTTTGAGGCATGGGTACAGGATCCTTTACATGTAAGACCTATTGCTCATGCAATTTGGGATCCCCATTTTGGTCAACCGGCTGTAGAAGCTTTTACTCGAGGGGGTGCTCTTGGCCCA CGGGCTGGTTACACCTACAACCGAAATGGAAACCGAGCGTTTCCTGGTTTAAAAATGCCGAATCCCGCCTCAATCATCATTTGTCAGGACTATTTGGAGTCAGTTCCTTAG
- the LOC127086788 gene encoding photosystem I P700 chlorophyll a apoprotein A2, whose translation MAHHHLAIAILFLIGGHMYRTNFGIGHSIKYILEAHIPPGGRLGRGHKGLYDTINNSIHFQLGLALASLGVITSLVAQHMYSLPAYAFIAQDFTTQAALYTHHQYIAGFIMTGAFAHGAIFFIRDYNPEQNADNVLARMLEHKEAIISHLSWASLFLGFHTLGLYVHNDVMLAFGTPEKQILIEPIFSQLIQSAHGKTSYGFDVLLSSTNSPALNAGRSIWLSGWLNAINENSNSLFLTIGPGDFLVHHAIALGLHTTTLILVKGALDARGSKLMPDKKDFGYSFPCDGPGRGGTCDISAWDAFYLAVFWMLNTIGWVTFYWHWKHITLWQGNVSQFNESSTYLMGWLRDYLWLNSSQLINGYNPFGMNSLSVWAWMFLFGHLVWATGFMFLISWRGYWQELIETLAWAHERTPLANLIRWRDKPVALSIVQARLVGLVHFSVGYIFTYAAFLIASTSGKFG comes from the coding sequence ATGGCCCATCATCATTTAGCTATTGCAATTCTTTTTCTCATTGGTGGTCATATGTATAGAACTAATTTCGGTATTGGGCACagtataaaatatattttagaaGCACATATTCCTCCGGGGGGTAGATTGGGGCGTGGACATAAGGGTCTTTATGACACAATCAATAATTCAATTCATTTTCAATTAGGCCTTGCTCTAGCCTCGTTAGGGGTCATTACTTCTTTGGTAGCTCAACACATGTATTCGTTACCTGCTTATGCGTTTATAGCACAAGACTTTACTACTCAAGCTGCGTTATATACTCATCATCAATACATTGCAGGATTTATTATGACAGGGGCTTTTGCTCATGGAGCTATCTTTTTTATTCGAGATTACAATCCCGAACAGAACGCGGATAATGTATTGGCAAGAATGTTAGAGCACAAAGAAGCTATCATATCCCATTTAAGTTGGGCCAGCCTATTTCTGGGGTTCCATACTTTGGGACTTTATGTCCATAATGATGTCATGCTTGCTTTTGGCACTCCAGAGAAACAAATCTTGATCGAACCTATATTTTCCCAATTGATACAATCTGCTCATGGTAAAACTTCATATGGTTTCGATGTACTTTTATCTTCAACGAATAGTCCGGCGCTGAATGCGGGGCGAAGCATATGGTTGTCGGGTTGGTTAAATGCTATTAATGAGAATAGTAATTCTCTATTCTTAACAATAGGGCCTGGAGACTTCTTGGTTCATCATGCTATTGCTCTTGGTTTACATACAACTACATTGATCTTAGTAAAAGGTGCTTTAGATGCACGTGGTTCCAAGTTAATGCCGGATAAAAAGGATTTTGGTTATAGTTTTCCTTGCGATGGTCCGGGACGAGGTGGTACTTGTGATATTTCTGCTTGGGACGCATTTTATTTGGCAGTTTTCTGGATGTTAAATACCATTGGATGGGTTACTTTTTATTGGCATTGGAAGCACATTACATTATGGCAGGGTAATGTTTCACAATTTAATGAATCTTCAACCTATTTGATGGGATGGTTAAGAGATTATCTATGGTTAAATTCTTCACAACTTATCAATGGGTATAACCCCTTTGGTATGAATAGTTTATCAGTCTGGGCGTGGATGTTCTTATTTGGACATCTTGTTTGGGCTACTGGATTTATGTTCTTAATCTCATGGCGCGGATATTGGCAGGAATTGATTGAAACTTTAGCATGGGCTCATGAACGCACACCTTTGGCGAATTTGATTCGATGGAGAGATAAACCTGTGGCTCTTTCGATTGTCCAAGCAAGATTGGTTGGATTAGTCCACTTTTCGGTAGGTTATATATTTACTTATGCAGCTTTCTTGATTGCCTCTACATCAGGTAAATTTGGTTAA